In the genome of Ziziphus jujuba cultivar Dongzao chromosome 10, ASM3175591v1, the window TGTTATTCCACATTCAGTAAAACGTGCCGAGTTAATTTAGTGCATGTATATGTACGAATAAAGTCGAAATTTTCAAACCGGAGAGAAGATGATTGTATAATTCCCCTTAGGAAACACGTCATATGGGAAGTTGCCCCGTAAAGTATGACTTATATGCATATGTCCTGTCAAAAATAATGAAGGTGAAGGGAGAAACGTGGCGTGGATGGTAGAGAATGGTCCAGGCTAGGGGTTGTTAAGCAGAAATGATCTAGGCTAGGGAGTAAAATAGTTGGATGAATCCCAGAGGTGGTCCATGGAGCCATGTGATTAAGGTGCAGTGGGGCAAAAgacaaacaaaattacaaatattttcaACTTTCACAAGATGGATGAGGTGACTGACCCTGTCCAACTCCAACCTGTGGTTCCGAAGTAATCTCTCTTAGCGGGATCCTAATATTGGTATTAaggcttttgtttttcttttttaaaaggtgattttcattttttttttatttaaaaagtgactcaaaatgtaattaattccCGGCATTTTGAAGTAAGAGTTAGTAATATTGCAGACTTCTCTCAAATAACTCATTAATATTAGTTTTGAGGTGGTGACCGAGTTTTGGTGGGAACAAGCGGAAACAGATTTTTGTTAGTCATCTCTTTTGGATTTTCTtctccacacacacacacatatatatatatatatatatatatatattcgttgGTTTTTATCATGTGCTTCTACATTGCTCACTCGTATTCACACCGgaaaaacattttcacattttGTAAACGCATGATTAATTTTTCTTCCAACATAATTCCACATGTAAGGTGCAAAAAGCAGGTATTAATCTTCCCCCTCCTAttcccataaaataaaataccaaatgcATGGGATGATAATCTTCCCTCAGATCCTTGCCTCTTTTCccacatatacacacacacgcacgtgttaattaactaattaattgaaAACGTCTTCACATGAGGAAAAGAGGgaattataaaatatagtaaTTTATATTAGATTTTGACTTGTAGTCATAAAAAGGGAAAGTTGTGGTTGCTTACAAACATGGGAcaatatatttgtaaaaattgCAATCCTGTTATAATTTGTTCCTTGGAAATTATCACATTTGCAATGGGATGTGACATATTTGGTGAAAGCAATCTAGAATCCTCCttgttttacaatttatttattgccTCCTATAAATAGAGTGACTCATGAGTAAgcgttttaatttttttctatcacAAAATTTTCTTGTAGGCAAGAGAGTGAGTGAAGCAGAAGCTATTATAGGAAATATTATCAGATAACCCTACTCCATCTGCTATCCACTTGGTTCTCTGGTGTAGGTCATATAGAAATTAACCCCACCCaacagggaaaagaaaaaagagaaaaattcaaaaatatgctGAATCCTCATCAACTAGTTGGAAATACAAACCTCAACTCAGCCCAAATCGTCTTTCTGGTAAATAGACCTTTTGTCCATGGCCATCAAAATACTACTACTTCGCAAGCCATTCTGTCAAGGCCTTATAATTCGTTCCAAAGAAAACACAAACAGCTTCAGATTTGCTTCATTAATCCAGCTGCCAACATAAAAGCTATAGCCAGTGCCACCACCGAAGAGGAAGCTGAGGAAGCCAAGGAAGCTGAGGAAGCCAAGGAAGCTGAGGAAGCCAAGGAAGCTGAGAAAGCCAAGGAAGCTGAGAAAGCCATTAAAGTGAAAGCCGTGGTAACCGTTCAACCAACGGTTGGTGGCTTTTtcaaaaaccttggtatagacCGAGGGCTTGATGATATTCAAGATTTGCTCGGTAAAACACTCCAGCTTGAGCTTGTTTGCGCCGACCTTGATCCTGGTAATTAAGCCTTCCATTCCATTTGGTCGTTTAATTACTAGTATTTATTTTAGTAAACTTGTTTTATGTTGGGGATTTGTCTCTGCTAAATTTTATGGTAATtacattgtttatttattttatcatgaaGTCGTACGTACTAGCTAGTTCTGTGCAAGAGCTTGTTGCTTGTCAATTGTCCTGTCTCAAAAGGCTAGCTTTACAAAGAATGAGTATGAAAACATCCATCTCTTCACGAGGCAAAACTTGCTAGCTAgccattcatcaaaaaaaaaaaaaaaaaaaaaaacaaaaaaaaaaaaacttgctaGCTAGCTATACTTTATTAATTAACTAGTGGAAATAAAGTACCATTAATTTATAcagaaataatataatatattataatattttttgaacttttaaattcattttaatcATTCAAGTTTATTCCCATCAGAATTCAGAAGGGTTGAAATTCAGGGGAGGTGAGAGTCATATATAGATGGTAGTAATTAAGGAAAGGAATcgtagaaatataatatatggtaCAAGAttagttatttaatttcatGGGATTAATTAACGTAGTAAGGGTTTTTTGATATATCTATAGGAACGGGACAAGAAAAGGAGACGATAAAAGGGTTCGCCCAAAAGAAAGGTAAAGAGGAGAAAGGGAAAAAGAGAGGGATAAAGTATGAGACCACTTTTGAAGTTCCAATTGATTTTGGTAAGGTTGGAGCGATTTTGGTACAGAATGAGCACCACAAGGAGATGTACGTagaggatattgttcttgatgGATTCCCTTATGGTCCTGTACACGTTGTCTGCAATTCCTGGATACACTCCAAATTTGACAATCCTCAAAAGAGAGTATTTTTCACTACCAAGGTTAGCACCATGCATATATGCCTGCTTGCTTaattaccttttatttatttacagaaCATATGGTTTTTATTAATAACCTTTCTTTTACTTGAAACTAGCGAGCTAGctaaatctatttattttttaatacacaaatatttatatgtgaATTTGAGGACAATATAATGAAAAAGGACTTAAGTCAAATGAGAGAAagtaaattccataaatattttatagtttataaaattacaaatatatatatatatatgtgtgtgtgtgtgtgcgtagactttacccaaaaaaaaaaaaaaaaaaaaaaaagagaataaaaaaaatgaaaaacgatGCTGTAAACTTTCTAGCGAGCATTAATATTCGTTATTTAGATATCTATCTTGACCTTAAGTTGCGGTGGTTTAAAATACTAGATACTTGTATTTAATTTAAGGAAGTTGAATaattgcaaacaaaataataatagtgacTTAAAAAGAATTCACCAAGTTGAatatttctctctctagaaaGGGCatatcttttgtattttttcatgtagaaattaacttcttttttctttttcttttttttggtctttttactttgtttgtttattttttctgacctttttttttttttccaatttgtcatcattataactattattattgttatttcttaaattaatatgttaacTTAGCTCCATATTATGACTGGTCCTCTATGCACTTCACACCCACCCTTACTTGTTGTTCATTATGAAAAAGCTATGGATGCTTTGGGTTCtttcaagaaagaaaagaaacttttttttttctttttttgtgtgtgcGTGTAatctactactactactattattattattattattttgttaggtATTAAGGGGGAGGttctatatttttcttgaaaaaaaaaaaaaaaaaagaagaagagaaactaAGATGAATATTACATCAAATTAACAGAATAAGAATAACAAAGGAATATCGAAATTGCTTTTTAAGTTCAATCAATTCTAACAGATAAAGCTCACAGTTCTTGTGGTGTTTGTACAACTGTATATTATACGATTGGCttatatggttttttatttttataactttttttttatctaaatattagtattattattcctttttttttttttttttgggatggaattaatattaaaattgtttctttttgaCATAGAAATTATTCAACTTAAATTGAGTGcacacaaaagaaaaacaatcaaATAGATTAAAATTTAACGAAGAAATGCATTGATGGGGCCATCCAAGAGGGACAACGAAATGATATTTCTATCCTTTTTATAAAGATAGGCAGACAGAGattcgaatatatatatatatatatatatatatatatatatatatatatatatatatatatatatatttgggtaaaTACAGAGATTCGAATATATGTTTGATTAATAACttggaaaattatatataaaaaaaaagattttaattattatgtggTGGAGGTTTTTGAAAACGAATTAGGACGGTGTGACTGGTGACTTGcttgacttttatttatttatttattttcgacCAATGGTGAATTGGACTTGGAAGTGTAAGATATACTAAGATTCACAAACATCATGATCACCGACTGAAATCTGGTTTAACGaatgaaattaattatccaatgataataataagaagaaattaataaaattaactaattaataatgGGATAATGATCTTGTGattaatgataatgatgataatgaATTGGGCATGCACTGGCCAGTCGTATTTGCCATGGGAGACGCCAAGTGGGTTGTGGAGGTTGAGAAAAGAAGAGCTTGAGACTCTCAGAGGGAATGGGGAAGGAGAGCGAAAGAGCTTCGAAAGAATCTACGACTACGACGTCTACAACGATGTCGGCGATCCCGATAAGAGCTGGGATCTCCGCCGCCCCGTCCTCGGCGGCAAAGACCGTCCCTATCCACGCCGTTGCCGGACCGGTCGACCACCTTGTGAATCAGGTACTATCCATTGATTCACcctttacatttatttttcgtttttcttttcgcttttttatttttttatttttataaattttgagaatttttggtgatatatatatatgtatatatatataaatatatatgtatatttatttttgaaaggaaTGTACTGGTTTACTCACGTGAATATGATATCTTCTTGTCTGTTTTGTTTTGTATCCTTGTACGTAGACTGCCATTTTATAACGGAATCTTTGAAATAATTGAGgttgaaaaattttacttttgtgtTGTTTTTATGGTACTTCGAGTTTTGAAAAGCACCCAAcgtaacaaataaaataaataaataaaaaggtggAGGTGAGGTGGTCAtacaataatacatatatatatatatatatatacggaaattatATGATGAAAACGGTCCAGTAATAGTGATggtttttatagtattaacgatgattttttagaaaattatcaccaatactataaaaaattatcaccaatactatagtCCATATGAAAACCGTCCGTCCTTAAacggattgtatatatatatatatatatatatatatatatatatatatattgatggtgAATGTACGAAAGAAAGCTTTAAGAAAGAAAGCATGGGCGGTATGATTTACCAAAAGGCACTGGGTCCGTATAATTAATTTGTCTCCTcctggttttgttttgtttatttaacaTGAAAACGACCCACCCTTCGATATTTCATAAATCATTTATTGACTTGTAACATAGACTTAATTTGTTTCCTTTCAGATTGAGTAGAGCTTAATAAATTCTAGATCGGATACGATTTTCTTAGccacaaaaaaaattgattggatAGGATTTTTCTCTGCTTTTCTTTGCCTGAAATATCATCGATATGCCATTTCACGTCACCTTTTTGGAACACAGTACAATTATTTCTcacatcaaaaaagaaaaaaaaaattatgtacaattaatttattattgctGTGTCCAGTAAAAAGCTGCTACAGAGAATTGGTTTTCATCATAACATCACTCAATGCAGACTGAAAGCAGTGATTCAGTGAATAGCAGgattttttgtttcttgaaGTTGAtagcataaaattaaaaattaaaacaaatgaaTTTAAAGAAACAtcgatccaaaaaaaaaaaaaaaggtgaaactTATAATGGAACAAActtgtgttaaaaaaaattaattatgttaaataaatttagattgGTAATTAATTAGCCGCAATTGAATGCAGATCCATTGTCGGAGAAAAGGAGTAAGCGTTTCTATGTTCCACGAGACGAATGCTTCTCGGAGATAAAGCAGCTGACTTTCTCCGCAAAAACTCTCCGCTCGGTTTTGCATACATTAGCACCTTCCTTGGGGACAGTAATGGTGGATAAAAACCTGGGATTTCCTTACTTCACAGCCATTGATTCCCTTTTCAGCGAAGGGGTGGATCTGCCTCCCATTGGAAACGAAGGCTTTCTCAGAACAATTCTTCCTCGTGTCGTCAAAGCTATTACCGATACCGGAGGAGATGTTTTGCGCTTTGAGACCCCTGAAGCCTTTAACCGTCAgtcacaactttttttttttatattttttatttttaaatctcaaacaTATGTCTATCTATCGCCATTATTGTTAGACTTAGACTTATACTTTGATGAGTAATCTTAATATTCATTCCTTCTAATTATTGACTAGCTAATTCAATTCAACTTGTGATGTTTTTGATCGATGCAGGGGATAAGTTTTTCTGGTTTAGGGACGAGGAATTTGCAAGGCAGACCCTTGCTGGACTCAACCCTTATAGCATACGGTTGATCACGGTATACATCACAAAACCTGCTCTATATCCATTCATCCATCAggcttaattaatttatgtacTTTACCGCAAGGGTATTAATCATAGAgaaaattaacaaggaaaagaaaagaacagatAAAGATAGCTCCTTAGAATTTTATGAAGAGCTTATGTGTAATCTAATGCAGTTTGGTGAAACTTAATCATCATGCAGGAATGGCCATTAAAGAGTAAACTTGATCCTGAGATATACGGTCCACAGGAATCAGGAATCACTACAGAAATGATAAATCAAGAGATTGGAGGCATCATGACCATCGATGAGGTCATTAACGTTTTATAACTTCATTAGAACTTATACTAATTGTTATACTAATTGGGTTATAGTAATactaattgaaataaaatttggatatatatatatatatatatatatgccatgcaggccatgaagaaaaagaagttgTTCATCTTAGATTACCACGACCTTTTGTTACCTTTTGTTAAAAGAGTAAGACAGATTAAAGGGACAACACTATATGGATCACGAACAATATTCTTCCTAAACCCAGATGGCACATTGAGACCATTGGCCATTGAGCTCACCCGACCACCAATGGATGATAAACCCCAGTggaagcaagttttcacacccTGCAGTTGGCATTCTACTGGTGTCTGGCTATGGAGGATTGCCAAAACTCATGTTCTCGCCCATGATTCTGGTTATCACCAACTCGTTAGTCACTGGTAAATTTATACATATGCAGTGCTCAATTAAgtcaatattatttatacatattggATCAATTGTGAGAAATATTATGACTTCCTAATTTGTTTGCCAAAATTTTGCAGGCTAAGAACTCATTGTGTAACAGAACCTTATGTAATTGCCACGAACAGGCAACTTAGTGTGATGCATCCAATCTATAGACTATTGCATCCTCATTTCCGGTACACGATAGAGATCAATGCTCTTGCACGAGAAGCGCTTATCAATGCCGAAGGCACCATTGAGACTTGTTTTGCACCTGGCAAGTACGCCGGAGAGGTTAGCTCTGTTGCTTATGACGTTGAATGGCGCTTCGACTTGCAAGCATTGCCTGCTGACCTTATTAGCAGGTAAGGAACATCcaattcccatttttttttctttttctctctcttccccccttAACTTTTTACCGTTGAAAATAAGAAGCAAAATTCCACTAATGGTGTAATTCTGTATTTTGGTATTAAAATGGTAGAGGAATGGCTGTTGAAGACCCAGAAGCCCCACATGGCCTGAAGCTCACAATTGAAGATTACCCTTTTGCAAATGATGGTTTACTTCTATGGGATGCCATAAAAGAATGGGTCTCTAACTATGTGAACCATTACTACCCTGATCCGAGCCAAGTAGAATCTGATGAAGAGCTTCAAGCATGGTGGACAGAGATCAGAACTAAAGGCCATGAAGACAAGAAGGATGAACCATGGTGGCCTGTGCTTAAAACCTCCAAAGATCTGATAGAAATCATAACAACAATTGTATGGGTAACATCTGGTCACCATGCAGCTGTGAACTTCGGACAGTATACTTATGCTGGTTATTTCCCTAACCGACCTACAATTGCAAGAACTAATATGCCAACCGAAGACCCTTCTGAAGAAGATTGGAAGAGGTTCATGAAGAAACCAGAAACAGCACTTTTGCAGTGCTTCCCTTCAAAGCTTCAAGCAATAAGGGTGATGGCTGTTTTGGACATTTTGTCTAATCATTCTCCGGATGAGGAATACCTTGGAGAGACCATGGAGCAGTCATGGGCTGATGATCCCATAATAAAGGCAGCGTTTGAAAGGTTTAATGAAAGGCTGAAGATGATCGAAGGGATCATTGATGAGAGGAACGAAAACACTCAATTCAAGAACAGAAATGGAGCTGGAACCTTGCCTTATGAGCTTTTGAAGCCCTTTTCTCCACCTGGGGTCACTGGAAAGGGTGTTCCCTATAGcatctccatttgaaataatattattccCACATGCTTTTGTGTGATAATTAGTTGAAACTAATTATCTGGAAGAAATTAATATTGTaggcataattaattaataccttGAAAATATGTCAAATGtttgaaacaaattttcattattaataaCATACGCAACCAATTTCCCCAGGTTTGAATCGAAATACCCTCTTTCAATCCCCTCTTCAATGTAGTTGGACAAAATGTTCGAACTAATCAATGAAAAGTAGAAAATATAGatagaaattaagaaaataataaggaTAGGATTTTCCTAATTGGCATCCTCATCATTTCTTTAGTTTCTGATTAGGAATTTCTTAAACCAATGTGCTGAGAGCTTGGGGTATCGCTTTAATCCATTTTTGTAATCCACGACGTTGATGCCGAACCGAACAGTGTAACCCGAAGTCCATTCAAAGTTGTCTAACAATGACCATGCAAAATACCCCTTCACATTGACTCCATCCCTGGAATCAGAAATATTAGAAAAGCATACTTAAAATCAATTCATCCCTGGAACACAAATTGAGCTTCTAATTAGAAATTACTTGATTGCTCGTTGAAGGTAATAAAGATGGCGATAGTGGTAGTCAATTCTATGGTTGTCAATAAGGGCCTTCTTGAGGGGTAACTTGGGATCATCAAACTCATCAACTGCTACAAACCAACAGTGAtggattatatacatatatacatatagattcagattcaaattgaaatttaatacattGGGTTAAGTAATGATGATTAATTAAGAAGCCAAAAGTGAATTACCATTCTCAGTAATGTAAAGAAGTGGATTATGATACTTTGTTTTTATATAGAGCAGAAGATCTCGAATGCCTCTCGGATAAATCCGGATAAATTCTCTGAAGCAGCCTGCAACATATATGAACAGTTTAAAGCAAGTTGAAACTTAGTATAGTGGGGGTTGAAAAATCATCTACATGTCATTGTCACACTACGCCTAGCTTAGCTGCAATACTTTGAAGAAAAGATATGCTAAATTTGGTGCTCACCTTTGGACCAATGGGGATTCCATTATGCTCCGCTAAATTAATATGAACAATAAAGATTTTGCAAGGTCAGACTGAGTTACATATGAATCTAGgccataataaaaataaaaatatgatttgaGTTTAGAATTTTCACATAGAAGATTAGCGTGAGAATCTGTCAAGAGGCTAGCATTTGTAGCACTACTTTTTGGTCCATAAGCTGCTAGTTAGAAGTATAGTAGTTTATGCCTATGAAATTGAATGATCCTTTAAGAGagggggtgtattcaatttaaaatttgatggattgaaaatgagttataaattttaaagaatttgataaattgttaTTGAATCGTatagattttataaagaatttataagaatctaacgaaatttttgaaataaaggttggattttatattgacaattttctttacaattttatttttaaaattctttcaaatctattaaaatcaatgactttttgaataaaagtcttaattgaatatatttagattttaataaatttttataaaatctatgaaaatctaaattgaatatcattagatttgtttgaactcttttaaaattcttcaaattctaaattgaatacacttcctttaaattgaatttttgtgAACTTTTAATCGCTCTCCAACAATCGATCATCGCATGGTATGGTATGCGGATATTCACCATTTACCAAAGGGTCCATAAacctacaaataataataaaaaactggTCACTACAAAGAAATTAAGGAGTCATTTGGTTCAACTTTAGACAAACAAAAGCTACATTCTTATGAGATATGGCCAAAAAAATCATTGCATCTGGAcagaaatgaaaacaaaattaattaagataaaaaaatgtaatgagaaatttattatcattattacatTTTTTGGTTAAAGCGACTAAAGTATCCCATCCTAAACTAATGTGCAACTGGGTTCAAATACATGGAAACCCAAAACATGGTTTGTCGGGCTTTGTAAGCGTTCGAAAGGTTGGGCTAACAGCCACTACCGGCTACAATATCTTTGGTTATGAGTTGAAATATAGAAgggaaatttggcccaatatcccTCTTTAAAGACGGTTAAGGATATTTACCCATACTTTCtagatcttttttattttaccctttaatACCCATtctcacattaaaaaaattataaatgactTCCATATCCTTATTTTACTTCCCCGTGCATCCTGTATTTcactaaacaaaaaagaaagataccTTAGTGGGTTCCCATTTCTTAGAAATTGCAGAGATTCTTAATGAGTTTC includes:
- the LOC107412653 gene encoding linoleate 13S-lipoxygenase 2-1, chloroplastic isoform X2, which codes for MLNPHQLVGNTNLNSAQIVFLVNRPFVHGHQNTTTSQAILSRPYNSFQRKHKQLQICFINPAANIKAIASATTEEEAEEAKEAEKAKEAEKAIKVKAVVTVQPTVGGFFKNLGIDRGLDDIQDLLGKTLQLELVCADLDPGTGQEKETIKGFAQKKGKEEKGKKRGIKYETTFEVPIDFGKVGAILVQNEHHKEMYVEDIVLDGFPYGPVHVVCNSWIHSKFDNPQKRVFFTTKSYLPWETPSGLWRLRKEELETLRGNGEGERKSFERIYDYDVYNDVGDPDKSWDLRRPVLGGKDRPYPRRCRTGRPPCESDPLSEKRSKRFYVPRDECFSEIKQLTFSAKTLRSVLHTLAPSLGTVMVDKNLGFPYFTAIDSLFSEGVDLPPIGNEGFLRTILPRVVKAITDTGGDVLRFETPEAFNRDKFFWFRDEEFARQTLAGLNPYSIRLITEWPLKSKLDPEIYGPQESGITTEMINQEIGGIMTIDEAMKKKKLFILDYHDLLLPFVKRVRQIKGTTLYGSRTIFFLNPDGTLRPLAIELTRPPMDDKPQWKQVFTPCSWHSTGVWLWRIAKTHVLAHDSGYHQLVSHWLRTHCVTEPYVIATNRQLSVMHPIYRLLHPHFRYTIEINALAREALINAEGTIETCFAPGKYAGEVSSVAYDVEWRFDLQALPADLISRGMAVEDPEAPHGLKLTIEDYPFANDGLLLWDAIKEWVSNYVNHYYPDPSQVESDEELQAWWTEIRTKGHEDKKDEPWWPVLKTSKDLIEIITTIVWVTSGHHAAVNFGQYTYAGYFPNRPTIARTNMPTEDPSEEDWKRFMKKPETALLQCFPSKLQAIRVMAVLDILSNHSPDEEYLGETMEQSWADDPIIKAAFERFNERLKMIEGIIDERNENTQFKNRNGAGTLPYELLKPFSPPGVTGKGVPYSISI
- the LOC107412653 gene encoding linoleate 13S-lipoxygenase 2-1, chloroplastic isoform X1, producing the protein MLNPHQLVGNTNLNSAQIVFLVNRPFVHGHQNTTTSQAILSRPYNSFQRKHKQLQICFINPAANIKAIASATTEEEAEEAKEAEEAKEAEEAKEAEKAKEAEKAIKVKAVVTVQPTVGGFFKNLGIDRGLDDIQDLLGKTLQLELVCADLDPGTGQEKETIKGFAQKKGKEEKGKKRGIKYETTFEVPIDFGKVGAILVQNEHHKEMYVEDIVLDGFPYGPVHVVCNSWIHSKFDNPQKRVFFTTKSYLPWETPSGLWRLRKEELETLRGNGEGERKSFERIYDYDVYNDVGDPDKSWDLRRPVLGGKDRPYPRRCRTGRPPCESDPLSEKRSKRFYVPRDECFSEIKQLTFSAKTLRSVLHTLAPSLGTVMVDKNLGFPYFTAIDSLFSEGVDLPPIGNEGFLRTILPRVVKAITDTGGDVLRFETPEAFNRDKFFWFRDEEFARQTLAGLNPYSIRLITEWPLKSKLDPEIYGPQESGITTEMINQEIGGIMTIDEAMKKKKLFILDYHDLLLPFVKRVRQIKGTTLYGSRTIFFLNPDGTLRPLAIELTRPPMDDKPQWKQVFTPCSWHSTGVWLWRIAKTHVLAHDSGYHQLVSHWLRTHCVTEPYVIATNRQLSVMHPIYRLLHPHFRYTIEINALAREALINAEGTIETCFAPGKYAGEVSSVAYDVEWRFDLQALPADLISRGMAVEDPEAPHGLKLTIEDYPFANDGLLLWDAIKEWVSNYVNHYYPDPSQVESDEELQAWWTEIRTKGHEDKKDEPWWPVLKTSKDLIEIITTIVWVTSGHHAAVNFGQYTYAGYFPNRPTIARTNMPTEDPSEEDWKRFMKKPETALLQCFPSKLQAIRVMAVLDILSNHSPDEEYLGETMEQSWADDPIIKAAFERFNERLKMIEGIIDERNENTQFKNRNGAGTLPYELLKPFSPPGVTGKGVPYSISI